A genome region from Longimicrobiaceae bacterium includes the following:
- a CDS encoding response regulator → MSADAAAALPRILLVEDNEAIRGAFSVLLQESGYRVLQAASGAEALAASADERPHLVLLDLGLPDMSGLEVARALRARDETRDTPIVALTGRALETDAEACMAAGCSDYLTKPVDTEQLLRVLAGYLEG, encoded by the coding sequence GTGAGCGCTGACGCCGCGGCAGCTCTTCCGCGCATCCTCCTGGTCGAGGACAACGAGGCCATCCGCGGCGCCTTCTCCGTGCTGCTCCAGGAGAGCGGCTACCGGGTGCTGCAGGCCGCCTCCGGCGCCGAGGCCCTCGCCGCCTCCGCCGACGAGCGCCCGCACCTTGTTCTGCTGGACCTGGGCCTCCCGGACATGAGCGGCCTGGAGGTGGCCCGCGCGCTCCGGGCCCGCGACGAGACCCGCGACACCCCCATCGTGGCGCTCACCGGCCGCGCCCTCGAAACGGACGCCGAGGCCTGCATGGCCGCCGGGTGCAGCGACTACCTGACCAAGCCGGTGGACACGGAGCAGCTCCTGCGGGTGCTGGCGGGGTACCTGGAAGGGTAG
- a CDS encoding HAMP domain-containing sensor histidine kinase, protein MIELRLYLQGDDHEADRLRATLAGEGFRIVDAPGTDAPRSALVGFEKSLPASASRETLARRVEELERTILELRNLDVAKSQFLTNVSHELRTPLTAIVTYGEVLRDGLLGEISPRQREAIESMINSCRQLLSMIEEILTYARTNARAIELQPSEFDLLDVVGHVYDMNASLIQQKTLRYEAKVNGKLPQAWADREKVVHVLGNLIGNAIDFTPQDGTLRVEARRSPENPAWLEVVVEDSGIGIDPQHHEMIFQEFAQVDSSRARMHHGTGLGLAIARKFVQLHGGKIWVESRLGAGSRFFFTLPSVEAGERLGAA, encoded by the coding sequence ATGATCGAACTTCGACTCTATCTCCAGGGGGACGACCACGAAGCGGACCGGCTCCGTGCGACGCTCGCCGGAGAGGGGTTCCGCATCGTGGACGCTCCCGGTACGGACGCGCCGCGGAGCGCCCTGGTCGGCTTCGAGAAGTCCCTCCCCGCGAGTGCGTCGCGCGAGACCCTCGCCCGCCGCGTGGAGGAGCTGGAGCGCACCATCCTGGAGCTGCGCAACCTCGACGTCGCCAAGTCCCAGTTCCTCACCAACGTCTCCCACGAGCTGCGAACGCCCCTGACGGCGATCGTCACCTACGGGGAGGTCCTGCGCGACGGGCTGCTGGGGGAGATCTCGCCCCGCCAGCGCGAGGCGATCGAGTCCATGATCAACTCGTGCCGGCAGCTCCTCTCCATGATCGAGGAGATCCTGACGTACGCGCGCACCAACGCGCGCGCCATCGAGCTGCAGCCCTCCGAGTTCGACCTCCTCGACGTGGTGGGGCACGTGTACGACATGAACGCCTCGCTGATCCAGCAGAAGACGCTGCGGTACGAGGCGAAGGTCAACGGCAAGCTCCCGCAGGCGTGGGCGGACCGGGAGAAGGTGGTGCACGTGCTGGGGAACCTGATCGGCAACGCCATCGACTTCACGCCGCAGGACGGCACCCTGCGGGTGGAGGCGCGGCGCTCGCCGGAGAACCCGGCGTGGCTGGAGGTGGTGGTGGAGGACTCCGGGATCGGAATCGATCCGCAGCACCACGAGATGATCTTCCAGGAGTTCGCGCAGGTGGACTCCTCGCGCGCCCGCATGCACCACGGCACCGGGCTGGGGCTGGCCATCGCGCGCAAGTTCGTGCAGCTGCACGGTGGGAAGATCTGGGTGGAGAGCCGGCTCGGGGCGGGGAGCCGCTTCTTCTTCACACTCCCCTCCGTAGAGGCGGGAGAGCGGCTGGGGGCCGCGTGA